In Candidatus Margulisiibacteriota bacterium, the genomic stretch TTGCAAAATTTCACGGCGTGCGGCAACCTCTGGCGGCAGCAAGTCTCTATTCATGCAGTTCTCCGGCCAATTTCCGCGCCTCCCGTGCCACAGTTTCAGGCAGCAGCCCGATCAATTCCGTTCCTTTAATTTTCACGCCGGCTCCTTCGGCCAGATTTTTGACATAAGCTAAAACTTTTTCCGGACCGGTCAGTTCCGGCGCGCACAGATTCAGACTAACTTGCGCGCAGCCGCGCGACGCTAAATACAAACCCAGAGCTTTGACCCCGGGCAATCCGCCGCCGCGCTCACGGATCTGGCCGGCGATCTTTTTGGCGATAGCAGCATCCTGCGTCGCCAGGTCAATATTGTAAGCGACGAGATAATTCCGCGCGCCCACACAGACCACACCGGCTGTCTGATGCGCGTTATTATAACTTTTGCGGCGGACATCGGCAAGATTTTTATCCGCCGGATCCAGCGCGGCCTTTTCATAAAAGATGACTGGCACGCCGAGTTTTTGGATCGCGCCGCCCAATTCATGCGCTAGAGCGGCGGCCTCGGACATCTCGGCCTGATAGACCGGCACGATCGGCAGGACATCGACCGCTCCCAAACGCGGGTGCGCGCCTTCATGCGCGCGAATGTCCAGAATCTCAGCGGCTTTTTTCACTAACGCCAGCCCGGCGGACAAGACCGCCGCGCGCGTCCCGATGTAGGTGAATACACTGCGATTATGATCGGTGTCGCTGGAATGATCCAAAATTTTCAGCTCTTTGATCGGCCGCAGAGTATCCAGCAAAGCCACTATCTTTTTTCTGTCGCGCCCTTCGGAAATATTGGGAACGGATTCGAAAATCGACATTGAGGAATTATAACATCAAAAATGGCTGGTTTTTGACC encodes the following:
- a CDS encoding glutamate formiminotransferase; the encoded protein is MSIFESVPNISEGRDRKKIVALLDTLRPIKELKILDHSSDTDHNRSVFTYIGTRAAVLSAGLALVKKAAEILDIRAHEGAHPRLGAVDVLPIVPVYQAEMSEAAALAHELGGAIQKLGVPVIFYEKAALDPADKNLADVRRKSYNNAHQTAGVVCVGARNYLVAYNIDLATQDAAIAKKIAGQIRERGGGLPGVKALGLYLASRGCAQVSLNLCAPELTGPEKVLAYVKNLAEGAGVKIKGTELIGLLPETVAREARKLAGELHE